One genomic segment of Candidatus Zixiibacteriota bacterium includes these proteins:
- a CDS encoding ferritin family protein, which translates to MKITEALQHAIKAERQGHDFYMMAAHSTEDDKGKKIFETLAKEELDHMHFLHGQFEAISRSGKPDPQLKLGTKIDLQGAFPIFSEGIKARIHGAHYEMTALSIGIQLELDAMNFYKGEADTNPDPVIKGFFLELAEWERGHYQALLNQETSLKEDYWSDAGFAPF; encoded by the coding sequence ATGAAGATAACGGAGGCGCTTCAGCATGCCATAAAGGCGGAACGGCAGGGGCACGATTTCTATATGATGGCGGCTCATTCGACCGAGGATGACAAGGGAAAAAAGATTTTCGAGACGCTGGCAAAAGAGGAGCTCGACCATATGCACTTTCTTCATGGGCAGTTTGAGGCTATTTCCCGCTCCGGCAAGCCGGACCCGCAGCTCAAACTGGGAACGAAAATTGACCTGCAGGGGGCATTTCCGATATTTTCGGAAGGGATAAAAGCCCGGATTCATGGCGCCCACTATGAGATGACGGCGCTGTCTATCGGCATTCAGCTGGAACTCGATGCCATGAATTTCTATAAAGGGGAGGCTGACACCAACCCGGACCCGGTCATAAAAGGATTCTTTTTGGAGCTGGCGGAATGGGAGCGCGGACATTACCAGGCGCTTCTGAATCAGGAGACCTCCCTTAAAGAAGATTACTGGTCCGATGCCGGTTTTGCTCCGTTCTAA